Genomic DNA from Peribacillus simplex:
CTTCTTGACTTGACTCTCCGCCTTCAAATTTTAATTCCATATCATTAAATGTTGCTTTTAGCTTTTCATACCAATCAGGTAAGTCCGTTGTGCTTAGAATACGTTCTGAGAGGCGTTCATCAATCTCTATTTTAATATTCGTTTTCTCACTTAATGGTTCTACTGATTGAATAGCACGCAACAACGGACTTGATATTATTCGGTCAATTTTTTCATTACTGAAGAAGTCAACTAAATATTTCGCTTGTTTTGAACCTTTTTCTGTTAATTGTGATTCCGAAGGTTGCCCCTGTGCTTCGCAATGTCTGACAATGTAAATCTTAGTTAGCATAAGCTCCTCCCACCTTAGTAGTAAATACAAGTTTCTATATCTGTCTGTACTTTTCCTTCCTGAACTAAACTGCCCCGATGGTTGCATAAAAAAGGAGCTGCTGATCAACTCCTGATAAGTAAAGCACTCGTTACTTAATTTAGAAATTTAATTAGCTTTTCTTTGTCCTCCTAAAAAATAAATAACCTAAGACACCTAAAATTAATGCTATACCTCCGAAAACAATTACTTGAAATATAATATCCCCTATAAACATAACCTGTTTCTCCTTTTCTAAAAAACATTTTCCTAAATCTGTATACGAGATTTTTCCTAAAAAGGTTTCAACTGATAGTTTGATTTTAAAAGTCTTATTAAACTAAACTGCCCCGATGTTGCATAAAGAAAAAGCTGCCTTAAAGACAGCTCTAATCTTAAGCTAACGCACCCATTAGTTCATTAAGAATAGGTTTTCGTTTTCAGTCCTTTATAATCAGAAACCATCTGAAGGAATTTTTCTTTCTCTTCTAAATACGGTACGTGATTACTTTTTTCAAAAATATAAAGTTTGGAATTTTTTAAACCAGCCTTTATTTCTTCAGAAAAAACAAGAGGACATTGGGCATCATACCTTCCACAATAAACAATGGTCGGGATCGTAACCTGATTCAGTTCATTTTGAATGTCGTAGTTTGGCAAATCATTAAAGGAATAATAATCCAGCCTTTTTTGTACAACTTTCCCACTGCTCGGTTTATTAAAATAATCATCCCATCTTTCTTTGTTATATAAAGACATATTAGTCCATTCTCTGTTAGCATCCCTTCGCTCTTCAGTGGTAGAGTCAGGAGATTTTAGTACGGCAAAAATCTTTTTCAGTTTTTTATTTAGTGGACTACGAGGACTATAAATACTGCCTTCGTGTTCCATATATTTTTTAGTAGCAGTTGCTCCTCCAACTAATAGTTTTGTCAGAGATTTTGGAAACATTGTTGCATAAATTAAACCCAGCATTCCTCCAGTTGAATGCCCTGCAAAGCACCATTTATTATAATTTAAAGCTTCTCTAATAGCCTCTAAATCCTTAGAGGTTTCTTTCATACTTAATTCCTCTTCTATACCTGCTTTGCAAGAGTTTCCTGCTTCTTTTAAGTTTATTAGATAAACTTTGAATTGATCTACAAAAGTGTCGGCGAAATAATAACCTAATTCATTAAACTCACTATATAAATGGGTAATACAAACTGGTTCTCCTTTTCCTTGGGTAAAGATCTCAAACTTTCCACGAGTTGTACTTATAAACATTCTCTCCCACATAACGGTCCCCCTAAAAACTAAAATGTATATTATTGTAAATTCAGCATTTTTTAGAGAAAATCCTTCAAGTTACTGTTGAACTATCCTGCCCCTTTAGTTCCATAAGAAACTCCTATGGCGGCGCTCCTCGCCGCCACCATCTACTACGAAAATCTAAACTCAAAAATAGAGTCTAACCCATTAAACCGTTGACGATAATGGATGATAACAATACAACCAGGCTGAACTTTTTTTGGTGGATCTTAAGGAAGATACCCTGTATAAGAAACTGGTTGTGACAGTATGGAAGAACCATTTAGTGTACTACTAGTACGTATACAAAAATTTTTGTAACAAATCTCCTGTCATATGTATTGTTAATCTTTTTTTGAGGTGATTCTCCTATGGAAGCAATGATTGAACGGTGTGCTGGCCTAGATGTGCACCAAGAAACAGTAGTAGCCTGTGTATTATTTGGTCCATTAGATAAAAAACCAAAAACCTCTATTGAAACGTTTTCAACTACAACAACGGGACTCTTGGCTTTGAGTGATTGGCTCGCTCCCCTCCAGGTATCCGATGTTGTGATGGAAAGTACCGGAGTCTACTGGAAACCAATATGGAATATACTCGAAGGATCTTTTCACCTTGTTCTTGCCAATGCCAGGCATGTCAAAAATGTTCCAGGCCGTAAAACTGATGTAAAAGATGCCGAATGGCTTGCCAAGCTTCTAAGATGCGGACTTATTGAAAGCAATTTTGTCCCACCAGAGGATATTCGTGATTTACGTGATCTTACTCGTTATCGAAAAAAATTGATTCATCATCGCACATCAGAGCAGAATCGCATTCACAAAATTCTTCAAGATGCTAATATCAAGCTAACTTCCGTTCTATCAGACATTTTTGGTGTATCGGGACGCCGAATCCTTGAAGCGATTCTAAACGGTGAAAAAATAGAGACCGATGGTCTTCGAAAAATGGTGGATTGGCGAACAAAAGCAAGTATTACTGACATTGCCCATGCAATTAATGGTCGTATTCGCCGTCATCATCGTGATATGTTGCGTTACCATTGGGAGCATATGAGTTATTTAGAAAAAGCCATAGAAGAATTGGAAAAACAAATTGATCAACTCCTATCCCCATATCATAAGGAAGTAGAATTATTGGATGGTATACCTGGTGTGAACAAAGCTGCCGCAGCTACTTTTATTGCAGAGATGGGCGTGGATATGTCCTTATTTAAGTCGGCTAAACATCTTGCCTCTTGGGCTGGTGTGAGTCCTGGAAATTACGAAAGTGCTGGTAAAAAAAACGAGTAAAACCACACAAGGTAACAAAGCTCTGAAAACGATGGCCGTAGAGTGTGTATTAGCGACATCAAGGCAAAATAATCGAATTGCTTCACATCGAAAAAGGATTACCAAAAGGCAGGGAAAAATGAAAGGACGAATTGCTTCTGCTCATTTACTATTGACGATTGCTTACAACATCTTAAAAACAGGAGAACCCTATCATGAACTAGGCTCAAATTACCTTGAAGAAAAACAAAATAACAAAGAATTAAAAATGATCGAATACCTAAAAAAGAAAGGCTATTCAATCGCTCCATCTAAACAACAAACTGCATAACCAGTTAAAATAACGACATAGTACATTTACGCCCTTCGAAAAAAAATGAGAATATGGAGGGTTTATTTTAGCATGACTTTTTACTAATGTGTTTTCATACAAAAAAGCCGCCTTAAAGACAGCTCCAATCTTCGGCTAACGCACCTGTCAGTTCAACAAAACCAAGTTTTCACCGTGTATTATGTTCGTCAAAAATCAACTAGTGGGACATCCGTTAGTTCCTTAACGCTTTTCTGACTTTCTTTGCAAAAACTAATGGATCATCAACAGCTTCGATATTAACGTAAATCAAATTCGGATCATCAAATAGCCACTCATTGTGTATGGATGAAACTATTATTCCTTGTTTAAGAATCAAAGCAACAAAATTCTCGACTTCACTTTGCAAGAGTGCTACCCTACCTAGGCACAATGCTTGTCCAGTCTTATCTCTTGATTCAAATGAGAAAGAAGAAGTCACTCTAAAGCGTTTCCCTAAAATTTTTGCTTTTATTTCATTTCGATTTATGGTTGTCACACATTTTCCACCCGCAAATCCTTCTTGGCCGCCGATAATCCTAGCAAACTTTTGACAAATTAATTCATCATTAGATGCCATCTATTCATCCCCTCCCTAATATTAATAGGGTATGAATCAATGAATAGATTCGAAACGGATATGCATCCATTTTGAAATGAAAATCATTTTATATTTTATTCAAACTATCCTGCTCCTGTTAGCACCATAAGAAAAGAGCTGATCCTCAAAGCTCACTAATGAACTAATGCACCCGTTAGTTTAACAACTAAACTTAATTTTTATTTTCTTTTTCGAAATAGAAACCTGTCCCATTTTCTTGTGGAACAAACCCTTGTTGAGCTGAACTATTTTCCACCATATTTTGCTCTTCTACTGAAATAATTGTGGTAACATTTTTTCCTTCAGCTACATTACCTTCTCTACGATTTTGCTCTTCTACTGATATAACTCTGTATTGATCTCCGTTATTAGTGGCAGTTTGTTCAACTTTTACTTTTGACTGTCCAGTTTGTGCAAATACCTTTGTACTTTGTAGGTCCTTCGCAAAACCGATTGATAAAGCTAAAGCACCAGCAAACCCTATGGTCAAAACTAATTTCCATTTCATTTAAAAACCTCCTAATGGTTCGAGTTTGTGTTAATAACATATTTTACCATACCTAAAACTATGTTACTTTAAAAATTTGTTACTCAACTAAACTGCCCCGTTAGTTCCATAAAGAAAGAGCTGCCTTAAAGACAGCTCTGATCTTCAGCTAACGCACCCGTTAGTTTAAGTACAAACTTTCAAAAATTGAAATCTATCCTTGGAATTTAATACAACAAAAAGGTTCTAGAACCAAAGCCTTTTTTGTTTAATTTACCTTTTAAAATCCACCTTCTGAATGAATAATCTGATCTGTAATCCAATTTGCTTCATCGCTCATTAGAAATTAAATCGTTTTTGCAACATTTTAATGCATTAACCGTTATTTGAGAAGGAGTTACCTTTTTCTTGCTTAATAGCTCACTGTTTTTAAAAGTAAGTTGGGGCTTTTGAACCGGAAAGGTATATTTTTAACTATAAAAACTATGATAAAATTTTTCCATTTTCCCTTTTTGCCTACTTGCTAAATTCAGCAAGTAAAATATTTTTAAAAGGATTAGGACTGTTATCTCTACCCAAACTGTTCAAACTGACGACCAATGTATGCTTGCCTCCAAGTGTACCTCCAGCAATAGTGGAAAACCCTAGAATGCCACCTGTGTGTCCCCATATCGAGACACCGTTTGGAAGCTTAGTTTCATAGATTCCAAGACCATATCCATCAATTCCTGCTCTTCCTGTAGGAACTGTAGTAAGCATTTGTTTTAGTTGCTGTTCCTTCAGTAATTTGCCACGGAGCAAGGAAGAGAAGAATTTATTTAAGTCGTCAGCAGTAGAAATCATATCTCCAGCCGAGCTGCCTGCACTTGGGTTATAATAAGTAACGTCTTTTATCTCACTTGCTTCGTCTGGTTGGGAATATCCCCGAGCATGCTTGGTGCCTGGAATAACGCTTGAATTGCCAGGTAGGAATGTATCCGACAATTCAAGCGGTTCAATAATCCGATTTTCAATCTCTTCCGCGTAGCTGTTTCCGGTTACTTTTTCAATAAGAATACCCAGTAATACGTATCCTGTGTTTGAATAAGACCAGCCCTTTCCTGGGACAAAGTCTGGGGGCAGAGAAATCCCCATCTTCACTAGTTCTTCAGCCGTATACGATTTTTTTGTATCCATAAAATCAGCGTCTTTTGACCTTGAGTATTCAGCGATACCACTTGTATGGTTCAATATCTGCCGGATGGTAATCTGTTTACCATCATATCCGTTTCCTTGAATGACACCAGGCAACCATTTTTCGATGGAGTCGTCTAGATTCAAGCGGTTCTCTCCAGCTAATTGAAGTACAACCGTTGCGGTGAACGTCTTCGTCACGCTACCAATGCGAAAGCGAAAATCTGTTTTCATTGGTTGCTTGGTGCTCAGATTCGCTACCCCAGCGGCATAACCCCACGTTTTACCATCCTCGGAAGTTTTAGCAAGTATCCCCGGGAATCCAAGTTGCAATGTATCCCGCATTGCTTGCTTGACGGAATTATGATCTCGTTGAGTGCTTGTTTGTAACGAACTAGATACATTTTGAGTGGGCTCTACTTTTGCAATTGAGGTTGGCGATGTGTATAGCAGGGAACTTCCAGTTATCAACAGGGCGAGACTTGCAAATGTAATTTGACTACGTATTTTCATAAGGCATTCCTCTCCTCTATTAATATTGTATAGGTGGTTGCTTGTTGTTCCATATTAATCACACAGCTATACTTTGCACAAAATGACTATCCTCGCCTTCGTCTGCTTCGTCTTGATACTCATCATTCTCATCTTGATTTTCAATGTGCTTTTTTATAAGGAATTGTTCCATTTCCTCTACATATGACTTAAGGTTACCTTATTTTACCATAAACACCCAATAATTAGATTTAAATATCATTTTTCTATTCTCGTGGTTTAGTATTCATTGCACAGTTCGAATAAAATATGGCTTGATGAACTATCCTGCCCCGTTATTGCCATAAAAAAAAAAGCTGCCTTAAAGACAGCCCCGATCTTCAGCTAACGCACCCGTTAGTTTAAGAACAATCCTTCACAAACTAACGCAACACATTAGAAAAGGCCCATTTGTGAAGTGAACCCAAAAAGTTAGACACTTTATTTAATTAGGCAACCTTGAAGGCATGAACCCGGTAATCTACTGGGCTCATGCCTTTTAGTTTTACTTTGATTCGTCGGTGATTGTAATAATGGATATAATCTTCCAGTTCTTTTTTGAAATGCTCCATGCTGTCGAACTTCTGTAAATAAAGTAATTCCGATTTCAGTAAGCCAAAGAAGTTTTCTATGACGGCATTGTCTAAACAATTTCCTTTGCGGGACATGCTTTGTATAATGTTATGTCTTTTCAAATCATGTGAGTATTGTTTCATCTGGTAATGCCAGCCCTGATCTGAATGGAGAACGGGGGAATCTTTCGATTCCAATCGCATAAAGGCTTGGTCTAGCATCTTGGAGACTAAGGGATAAACAGGACGTGATTCGATATTGTAAGCAATGATCTCTCCATTAAATAAATCTAGAATGGGCGATAAATACAACTTCTCACCGTGTAAATGAAATTCAGTTACGTCCGTAACCCATTTTTGATTTGGCTTTGTTGCCTTAAAATTACGATTGAGGATATTAGGCGCAACCTTTCCAATCTTGCCTTTGTATGAACGGTATTTCTTCATACGGACCAGACACTTTAGTCCCAACTCCTTCATCAATCGAAGGACCGTTTTATGGTTCATTGAAATCCCTCTATTACGTAATTCCAATGTAATGCGTCGATACCCATATCTCCCTTTATTCGTATGAAATATCTCCTGAATAACTGGCTTTATTTCTTCGTATTTATCCTGACGCCCGAAGGCGTTTATCCAATAATAATAGGTACTCCTTGCCAGATTTGCGACGGACAGAAGTAGCTTTAAATTAAAATCTCCCCTTAGCTCATGTACTACTTTCGCTTTTTGCGTTCGGACGCTTCGCTTTCTTGAACTAAGGCTCTCAACTTTTTTAAATATGCATTCTCTGCACGTAATCTTTCATTTTCAGCCTGTAACGCCTCTAATGACCCTTCTACTGGTTTTTTCTCCGTTTCTTTTTTCATGGATGGACGCCCCTTTTTCTTCGTTTCAAGAGCGTCAACTCCGTACTCCTCCAATTGCTTTAGCCAATTAGTAATGGTAGAAGGAGAAGCAATGTTATACACAGCAGCTGCATGGGTACTAGACACTCCAAAATCGTTCATATAGTTTAGTACATCCATCTTAAAGCTAATATCATAATTTGTATAGGTAGACATTAGCCCATCTATCCCATGTTCTTTATAATGCGCCACCCATTGCTTTAAAGGAGTCAAACTGATATTAAATTGATTGGCTACAGTTCTAAATGAGTCCATTCCTTCTAAATAAACAAGGACAGCTTTTAATTTCAACTCTAATGAATATTTTGTCATAAAAAAAGCACCTCCAATTGTTAGATGGTGTCTAACAATTGGGGTGCAGTTCATTTGACGGCCTTTTTATGGAGGTAACGCGGCGTTAATTCAATAAGAACAATTCAAGAAAATAAAATATTTACTGTTATTATTCCTATAAGGACCATATATCACAAAGCAATTCTCAGTTACCTGTTGGCACTTCTTTCATTTTTTAACCCTATAATAATTAAAATCAACATTACTAAAATTACAATTATTGAGTTGTTGACATTGTCCAAACGCAATATAAAATAGCTAACTCCCATTAAAGAGAAAAGAATAAAGAGGAAAATTGGTATATCGAGTTTTTTTATAAATAACACCTCAGATTTAATTTATTGTCTAAATTAATATGATAGATTAACTTCTTTATAAAAAAGTTTAATCATTTTTAAAATTCTTGTGTTCGTCAATTAATATCATGTAACTTCATTTTTTCTAATTCTTTCTTTCTTTTATTTTTTAGAGATTCTCTTCCCTGAGCCCAGCCTCCCAATAAAATTATCAATCCAGCAAATGCAACAAAAATAGTGTGAAAAGGATGTCCATTATCCATTCTATTGGACAACCATTCAAAAATAAAAACTAAATACAGAATAGGTAAAATTGCTCCCCAGTAAACATTGGTTCTTCTAGATAAAAAAAATTGAACCCCTAATATTCCAAAGGCTATTAACCATTTATAAACTTCATCCATTATTCATCATTCCTTTCGTTTTTATATTTATCAATAATCAATTTTGCCGTTTCTAAACTCATCCGTTCATCAATAACAAAATTTTTAATCATATTTACAAATTCTACATCTTCTGTTTTGCTATTCAGTTCAATTTTTTTAATTAATGTATCCAACTTAGCCCTTACTGTCGGATTTAGAAAGAGAACGTATACTCCAAACTCTTGAAAAAACATATAGAAATAAAAGCATCACTGCAAAAGAATTAGGAATGTCTAGAGCTACTCTTTATAAAAAAATGAAGAAATACGGAATTGATTTTACCAAATAAAGTATCTTACCCTTTTATTAACACTAGGTTAATAACAATATTTTAGTTATGAATCCGGAAAAAAATAAGGTGTTCATCAATATTAATTTTTGTTACACTTAAAAAAATTATGAAATTTTGGTAACGAGGTGACTAAGATGTTTTGGACTCCATTATTTGAAAACGATGTACCAACAGTACTCTCCCACTCTTAACGGAGAGAACTTTAGAATAGCTATTTCTCTCCGTTAAGGCATAACAAGCCTAAAAATAAATACGGAGGGTACAAACATGAAAAATACACTAATTGGTTCTTTATTTTTAATATTAGCTTCAAGTATTTGGGGAGGTATGTATGTTGTCGTTAAAGTAGTAGTGGCAGTCATACCACCATTAGAACTTGTGTGGATGCGTTATCTTATAGCACTTGTTGCGTTAGTAATCATTGGATTTGTGACTAAACAAAATTGGAGAATTAGAAGACAGCATTTTGGAATTATAATTGCCATTGCAATTATAGGATACGTCATTTCCATTGTTACTCAAGAAACAGGTACAATGCTTTCTACTGCACAGATGGGGGCTATTATCACTTCTACGACACCTGCATTCATGGTTTTGTTTGCTAGTATAATTCTTAAAGAACGTTTAACTTTTAAGAAAGCTATTTCTGTTAGTTTAGCCACTATCGGTGTCATTACTATCGTTGGAATTGACGATATTAATATGTCTAGTTTGCTAGGAGGAGTCTCTCTTATTATAGCTGCATTGACATGGGCTTTAATGTCAGTACTTATAAAACGCTTGCCTGGTGACTATTCACAACTTGTTGTAAATACCTATGCTACTTTAATTGCTTTTGTTGTTCTAACTCCTTTAGTTATAACAAGATTACCTAAAATAAATATAAATGATTTAATGAATCC
This window encodes:
- a CDS encoding histidine phosphatase family protein — its product is MLTKIYIVRHCEAQGQPSESQLTEKGSKQAKYLVDFFSNEKIDRIISSPLLRAIQSVEPLSEKTNIKIEIDERLSERILSTTDLPDWYEKLKATFNDMELKFEGGESSQEAMNRIVNVVEEVFKSGTENTVIVSHGDIISLLLKNYNSNFDFECWKNLSNPDVFQINCINNKVILERIWDEDKVIEI
- a CDS encoding alpha/beta fold hydrolase: MWERMFISTTRGKFEIFTQGKGEPVCITHLYSEFNELGYYFADTFVDQFKVYLINLKEAGNSCKAGIEEELSMKETSKDLEAIREALNYNKWCFAGHSTGGMLGLIYATMFPKSLTKLLVGGATATKKYMEHEGSIYSPRSPLNKKLKKIFAVLKSPDSTTEERRDANREWTNMSLYNKERWDDYFNKPSSGKVVQKRLDYYSFNDLPNYDIQNELNQVTIPTIVYCGRYDAQCPLVFSEEIKAGLKNSKLYIFEKSNHVPYLEEKEKFLQMVSDYKGLKTKTYS
- a CDS encoding IS110 family transposase, whose product is MEAMIERCAGLDVHQETVVACVLFGPLDKKPKTSIETFSTTTTGLLALSDWLAPLQVSDVVMESTGVYWKPIWNILEGSFHLVLANARHVKNVPGRKTDVKDAEWLAKLLRCGLIESNFVPPEDIRDLRDLTRYRKKLIHHRTSEQNRIHKILQDANIKLTSVLSDIFGVSGRRILEAILNGEKIETDGLRKMVDWRTKASITDIAHAINGRIRRHHRDMLRYHWEHMSYLEKAIEELEKQIDQLLSPYHKEVELLDGIPGVNKAAAATFIAEMGVDMSLFKSAKHLASWAGVSPGNYESAGKKNE
- a CDS encoding DUF1259 domain-containing protein, whose protein sequence is MASNDELICQKFARIIGGQEGFAGGKCVTTINRNEIKAKILGKRFRVTSSFSFESRDKTGQALCLGRVALLQSEVENFVALILKQGIIVSSIHNEWLFDDPNLIYVNIEAVDDPLVFAKKVRKALRN
- a CDS encoding serine hydrolase domain-containing protein, producing the protein MKIRSQITFASLALLITGSSLLYTSPTSIAKVEPTQNVSSSLQTSTQRDHNSVKQAMRDTLQLGFPGILAKTSEDGKTWGYAAGVANLSTKQPMKTDFRFRIGSVTKTFTATVVLQLAGENRLNLDDSIEKWLPGVIQGNGYDGKQITIRQILNHTSGIAEYSRSKDADFMDTKKSYTAEELVKMGISLPPDFVPGKGWSYSNTGYVLLGILIEKVTGNSYAEEIENRIIEPLELSDTFLPGNSSVIPGTKHARGYSQPDEASEIKDVTYYNPSAGSSAGDMISTADDLNKFFSSLLRGKLLKEQQLKQMLTTVPTGRAGIDGYGLGIYETKLPNGVSIWGHTGGILGFSTIAGGTLGGKHTLVVSLNSLGRDNSPNPFKNILLAEFSK
- a CDS encoding IS3 family transposase (programmed frameshift); translated protein: MTKYSLELKLKAVLVYLEGMDSFRTVANQFNISLTPLKQWVAHYKEHGIDGLMSTYTNYDISFKMDVLNYMNDFGVSSTHAAAVYNIASPSTITNWLKQLEEYGVDALETKKKGRPSMKKETEKKPVEGSLEALQAENERLRAENAYFKKVESLSSRKRSVRTQKAKVVHELRGDFNLKLLLSVANLARSTYYYWINAFGRQDKYEEIKPVIQEIFHTNKGRYGYRRITLELRNRGISMNHKTVLRLMKELGLKCLVRMKKYRSYKGKIGKVAPNILNRNFKATKPNQKWVTDVTEFHLHGEKLYLSPILDLFNGEIIAYNIESRPVYPLVSKMLDQAFMRLESKDSPVLHSDQGWHYQMKQYSHDLKRHNIIQSMSRKGNCLDNAVIENFFGLLKSELLYLQKFDSMEHFKKELEDYIHYYNHRRIKVKLKGMSPVDYRVHAFKVA
- a CDS encoding DMT family transporter, with amino-acid sequence MKNTLIGSLFLILASSIWGGMYVVVKVVVAVIPPLELVWMRYLIALVALVIIGFVTKQNWRIRRQHFGIIIAIAIIGYVISIVTQETGTMLSTAQMGAIITSTTPAFMVLFASIILKERLTFKKAISVSLATIGVITIVGIDDINMSSLLGGVSLIIAALTWALMSVLIKRLPGDYSQLVVNTYATLIAFVVLTPLVITRLPKININDLMNPTIFGGIIYLGVISTAIAFLLWNRGLQMLNASSGGVFFFFQPVVGTLLGWLILGETISITFWIGSFLILIGVLIVIKDRQEEQNQSLSQ